GCGCCCCACGCGCGCCGTTTCGCGCAGCATGATCTCGGCGTTGCGCAGGTGCTGCAGCGTGTCGATCTGCAGCACCACGTCGAAGGTGGCGTCGTCGAACACCGCCAGGCCCTCGTCGAGGTTCAGCTGGATCACGTCGACGCCGCGGCGGATGCACTGCAGCACGTTGCCATCGGCGATCTCGACGCCGTAGCCGGTGCAGCCGCGTTCGCGCTGCAGCAGGTCGAGCATGGCGCCGTCGCCGCAGCCCAGGTCGAGCACGCGCGAGCCTTCGGGCACCAGGTTGGCGATCAGGCGCTGGGTTTCGATATCGCTCATCGTGCGCTCCCTTCAGCCTGGATCTCGTGCGCCACCCGCTCGAAGTAGGACCGCACCACGCCCATGTAGCGCACGTCGTCGAGCAGGAAGGCATCGTGCCCGTGCGGAGCGTCGATCTCGGCGTAGCTCACGTTGCGGCGGTTGTCGAGCAGCGCCTTGACGAGTTCGCGGCTGCGCGCGGGCGAGAAGCGCCAGTCGGTCTTGAAACTCACGAGCAGGAACTTGGCCGTGGCCTCGGCGAGGGCCGCGCTGAGGTTGCCGCCATGGCCGCGCGCGGGGTCGAAATAATCGAGCGCGCGCGTGATCAGCAGGTAGGTGTTGGCGTCGAAGTATTCGCTGAACTTGTCGCCCTGGTAGCGCAGGTAGCTTTCGATCTGGAACTCGACTTCCTGCGTCGAATAGCGGTAGTCCAGTCCGGCCGCCTCGCCCTCGACCGCGCTGCGCAGGATGCGTCCGAACTTCTCGTTCATGACGTCGTCGCTCAGGTAGGTGATGTGGCCGATCATCCGCGCGATGCGCAGGCCCCGCTTGGGAATCACGCCGTGGTCGTAGAAATGGCCGCCATGAAAATCGGGGTCGGTGACGATGGCGCGGCGCGCGACTTCGTTGAAGGCGATGTTCTCGGCCGTGAGGTTGGGCGCGCTGGCCACCACCACGGCGTGGCGCACGCGGGCGGGATAGCGCAGCGTCCACGACAGCGCCTGCATGCCGCCCAGGCTGCCGCCCATCACGGCCGCGAGCGTGCGGATGCCGAGCGCGTCGAGCAGCGCGGCCTGCGCATCGACCCAGTCCTCCACCGTGACCACCGGGAAATCGGCGCCGTAGACCCGGCCGGTGGCCGGGTTCACATGCATCGGCCCGGTCGAGCCGAAGCAGGAACCGAGGTTGTTCACGCCGATCACGAAGAAGCGGTCGGTGTCCACCGGCTTGCCCGGCCCGACCATGTTGTCCCACCAGCCTTCGGACCTGGGCTGCCCTTCGTAGGTGCCCGCGACATGGTGCGAGGCGTTGAGGGCGTGGCACACCAGCACCGCATTGCTGCGCCCGGCGTTCAGGGTGCCGTAGGTTTCGTAGGCCAGCGTGTAGCTGCCGAGCGACGCGCCGCTGCGCAGGGCCAGCGGGCCTGCGAACTGCATCGACTGCGGGGAGACGACCAATGGAGGTGACGACGACATCAATGAAAAAACCCGGCCTCGCCAAAAACGAGCCGGGTTGTCTCCAACTGACTGTCTTTAGCTGAATTTATAAAGCGCCCGCAAGCTGTAGCAAATCGGCGCAGGAGGCAGTATATCGCCCGCCGGCCTACCAGCCGACGATCATCACGATGCCGAGCACCAGGAAGATCGCGGCCGAGATGCCGTGCACGAGCTTGATCGGCACCCGCTTCACGATCCTGTCGCCGAACCAGACCACGGGGGCGTTGGCCAGCATCATGCCGAGCGTGGTGCCGGCCACCACCCAGAGGTAGGCCTCGGTGAACCGCGCGGCCAGCATCACGGTCGCGATCTGGGTCTTGTCGCCCATCTCGGCCAGGAAGAACGCGATGAGCGTGGTGCCGAAGACGCCGTAGTGCGAGGCGGCAGGCGCATCGTCCTCGTCGAGTTTGTCGGGAATCAGCATCCACGCGGCCATGGCGACGAATGAACCGCCCAGGATCCAGCGCAGGACCTCGGGGCCGAGCCAGTGGGTGATGTAGTTGCCGACTGCGCCCGCCAGGGCGTGATTGACGATGGTGGCGGCGAAGATGCCGAGCACGATCGGCCAGGGTCTTCTGAAACGCGCGGCCAGCAAGAGGGCCAGCAATTGGGTCTTGTCGCCCATTTCGGCGAGCGCGACCACCCCGGTTGCAACGAGAAAAGCTTCCATGAGAAAGAGAGGTTCCTTGGGCCGAAGGACGCAATTGACCGTGCAACACCTTCGGCCATATTCCCGAAGTTGCACGGTCAAAGGTCTCGCCAGGTGAATCACTGCACGCGCCATGTCCCGAGTGGGGCAGGACAAGTCTGTTGACGCGGGCCCTTCTCGCGGTGGAAGGCGGCTACTCCCCAATGACCGGCGGGATTGTACCTGCCACGCCCGCCTTGCCCGCGGGGCTGGGTGAGCGTGCGCTTGCTTTCCCTGGTTTTTGAAGCCCTACAGGAAGCAGCAAAATCCTGCTTGCATTTCGCATATTTCACCCATAATGCACGAGCCTCCCTCTTCATTTTGCCGGGAGGAAGTTCGGTGATCGGTCAGTTTCGCGCGACTCGACGGCTCTATGGTTGAGTGATGCTTTCGGGACTCCATCGCTTTTCTTGCTATGTGTTTATAGGAGTCCCTTGATGGGCAACAAACTGTACGTCGGCAACCTGCCCTACTCGGTGCGCGACGGTGATCTCGAACAGGCTTTTGGACAATTCGGCTCGGTGACCAGTGCCAAGGTCATGATGGAACGCGACACGGGCCGCTCGAAGGGCTTTGGCTTCGTCGAAATGGGCAGCGACGCGGAAGCGCAGGCCGCGATCAACGGCATGAACGGCCAGCCCCTGGGCGGCCGCAGCGTCGTCGTCAATGAAGCACGCCCGATGGAAGCGCGTCCCCCGCGCAGCGGCGGCTACGGCGGCGGCGGTGGTGGTTATGGCGGTGGTGGTGGCGGTGGCTACGGCGGTGGAGGTGGCGGCTACGGAGGTGGCGGGGATCGCAGCGGCGGCGGTGGCGGCTACGGAGGTGGCGGGGATCGCAGCGGCGGCGGTGGCGGCTACGGCGGCGG
The Variovorax sp. OAS795 genome window above contains:
- the metW gene encoding methionine biosynthesis protein MetW, encoding MSDIETQRLIANLVPEGSRVLDLGCGDGAMLDLLQRERGCTGYGVEIADGNVLQCIRRGVDVIQLNLDEGLAVFDDATFDVVLQIDTLQHLRNAEIMLRETARVGRIGIVAFPNFAHWPNRISIARGRMPVTRRLPYQWYDTPNIRVGTFKDFEVLAQKNSLRVLDAFGVQEGRGVRWLPNARAGTAVFKFERER
- a CDS encoding homoserine O-acetyltransferase yields the protein MSSSPPLVVSPQSMQFAGPLALRSGASLGSYTLAYETYGTLNAGRSNAVLVCHALNASHHVAGTYEGQPRSEGWWDNMVGPGKPVDTDRFFVIGVNNLGSCFGSTGPMHVNPATGRVYGADFPVVTVEDWVDAQAALLDALGIRTLAAVMGGSLGGMQALSWTLRYPARVRHAVVVASAPNLTAENIAFNEVARRAIVTDPDFHGGHFYDHGVIPKRGLRIARMIGHITYLSDDVMNEKFGRILRSAVEGEAAGLDYRYSTQEVEFQIESYLRYQGDKFSEYFDANTYLLITRALDYFDPARGHGGNLSAALAEATAKFLLVSFKTDWRFSPARSRELVKALLDNRRNVSYAEIDAPHGHDAFLLDDVRYMGVVRSYFERVAHEIQAEGSAR
- a CDS encoding TMEM165/GDT1 family protein; translated protein: MEAFLVATGVVALAEMGDKTQLLALLLAARFRRPWPIVLGIFAATIVNHALAGAVGNYITHWLGPEVLRWILGGSFVAMAAWMLIPDKLDEDDAPAASHYGVFGTTLIAFFLAEMGDKTQIATVMLAARFTEAYLWVVAGTTLGMMLANAPVVWFGDRIVKRVPIKLVHGISAAIFLVLGIVMIVGW
- a CDS encoding RNA-binding protein — translated: MGNKLYVGNLPYSVRDGDLEQAFGQFGSVTSAKVMMERDTGRSKGFGFVEMGSDAEAQAAINGMNGQPLGGRSVVVNEARPMEARPPRSGGYGGGGGGYGGGGGGGYGGGGGGYGGGGDRSGGGGGYGGGGDRSGGGGGYGGGGGDRSGGGGGRSGGGGGYGGGGGGRSGGGGGGGDGGFRSPYGAGPRGGGRSGGGGGYGGGGNSGY